ATCGTTGAGTCCATGTCGGCCAGCAGCAGCTTCTTTCTGCGGACTTCACTTGGCTGGAAAACCAGATCAACTGGCGTGTCGGCGAATTTGGCGTTGAGTTCGGCACGAAGATTCGCGAAATCTGGATGGTGCGGAATGACAAAATCGCAGGCGACCCCTTCCATCAGCCAGGTAAAATCTGTATCGACATTGATGACAGATTGCACTTCAGCTGCAAGATCGGCGCTGACGGCAGGATCAGCTGGCGCGCTAATGAGGGTCAAGGTGAAGGACATGACAACTCCAAAAATGGGAACCTCTTTCAACGGAGGCTGCATACTCGCGTGATTGATAACGGAACAAAGATTGCTTCAGCTCCGTCAGCGGTGTTGATAGCGGGGCCAACGGCCAGCGGCAAGTCTTCTCTTGCACTAAGACTGGCAGAAATCGTTAATGGTGTCATTATCAACTCTGATTCAATGCAGATTTATGACCAATTGTGTATTCTATCTGCTCGCCCAACAGTGGAGGAAATGGGGGGCGTGGAGCATCGACTCTATGGTTATGTGAGTCCGGCAGAGCGTTTTTCGGTTGGGCGCTGGCTTGATGATGCTGTCGCCGCAATCAAGGATGTGAGGGCCCGAGGGCAATGCCCCATATTGGTCGGCGGGACCGGGCTCTATTTCAAGGCCCTGCTGGAAGGGCTCAATGTGGTGCCAGATGTGCCTGACACTGTTCGGCTCCACTGGGAGGGCAATCTTGACCGGCTCGGTAGTCCCGAAGCGCTTCATGCTCTGTTGCGACAGCAAGATCCTGAAATGGCGGCTACGCTTGAACCCGCTGACGGGCAGCGGATTTTGAGAGCGTTGGAAATCCTCGATGCGACCGGAAAGTCTTTGCTTGAGTGGCAAAAGAGCGATGCTCTGCGGCATGATCCTTTGATTGCCGCAGGAGCCATAAAACTGGCTTTATGTCCACCGCGCGAACTGGTCTATGACAAAATCGAAAAGCGTTTTGACCAGATGGTCGAGCTTGGGGGCATACGGGAAGCGGTTCACATGGCCAGCCTTGGGCTTGATCCGGATCTGCCGGCGATGAAGGCAATCGGTGTTGCTTACCTTGCTGATTTTGACCGGGGGCTGCTTGACTATGATGAAGCCATTCGTCTTTGCAAGCGCGATACGCGCAGATATGCCAAGCGGCAGATGACATGGATCCGCAATCAGATG
This window of the uncultured Cohaesibacter sp. genome carries:
- the miaA gene encoding tRNA (adenosine(37)-N6)-dimethylallyltransferase MiaA gives rise to the protein MIDNGTKIASAPSAVLIAGPTASGKSSLALRLAEIVNGVIINSDSMQIYDQLCILSARPTVEEMGGVEHRLYGYVSPAERFSVGRWLDDAVAAIKDVRARGQCPILVGGTGLYFKALLEGLNVVPDVPDTVRLHWEGNLDRLGSPEALHALLRQQDPEMAATLEPADGQRILRALEILDATGKSLLEWQKSDALRHDPLIAAGAIKLALCPPRELVYDKIEKRFDQMVELGGIREAVHMASLGLDPDLPAMKAIGVAYLADFDRGLLDYDEAIRLCKRDTRRYAKRQMTWIRNQMSDWPHFDSAEAAIAHFLIEMEKPGVGN